Genomic window (Ascochyta rabiei chromosome 13, complete sequence):
AGGGCGCAATGGAATGAATGGTGGTACATGGCGTCGACGCGGAATAAGCGACGATGGGGCCCAGGATGAACGCCAATGGAAAAACGCCGATCCATGACCGCCGCAGCGATTCTTTCTTTGTGACAAGACAGTCTGTCTTGATGACCAAATCTCCTTGTCAACACTATTTCGATGACCCAATCTCCTTCTCGGCACTACCTCGATGACCCAATCTCCTCTTGAGTAACAAAATCGACGTCTGAATGAGTCCAGTCGAGTCACTCATTGTAGTGATAGACCTGGGCGCTTGTTAATCACGTCCAGGACGATGGAGAAGAGGCCGACTTACCAAGTAGTTGGGCAGACCGTAGCTCTCCCAGTTCAGACGGGCGGCCATCTTGGCAAAGCCTTCGGTCTCGATGAGGTGGTAAAAGGCAAACGGGGGGAACATGGCTCCGTCGCGGTGCACCTCGGCCTTGACCAGCAGGGTTGCGCCGCCGACGCCGTCGAGCTTGACCTTTGCGCCCGCGTCGGCCGAGGCGTCGTACATGTAGGCCATCAGGCTGCGGTACGTGGCCATGTCGGCGTAGCCCTCGAGCAAAATGTCGTCCTTGCCCATCTTGGCGCCCAGCTCCTTTGCGGTGGAGCTGTCGATCCAGTTGTTGAAGTCGTAGGGGCGCTGGTCCATGGCCTTTTTGTCGTCGTTGTAGTAGCGCTGGAAGCAGTTGGGGGCGATGATGGGCACGTCGTAGGCGGTGAGGTCCTGGATGAGCGAGGGCGGGGTCTCGACGACGTCGGCGTCGATCCAGAGAACCCACGAGGTGGTGGGGCCCAGGGTGGTGAAGAGCAGCGAGTTGCGGGCCTTGGCCATGGCGGCACGGCGGGCCTTTTGGT
Coding sequences:
- a CDS encoding Initiation-specific alpha-1,6-mannosyltransferase; this encodes MSRSFRRSNPITLVLAAILCLGFLVFFFSGPDVPSLARKTGAADTASSPLSPPSLPFRKSKPNAPHAVPPVVHYYMNNITTSRTPMENEESVLILTPMARFYNAYWDNLLKLSYPHHLISLGFIIPKTKEGNAAYAALQAHVTNTQSGPKAKRFAAVSILRQDTEIPLQSQDEAERHKMHNQKARRAAMAKARNSLLFTTLGPTTSWVLWIDADVVETPPSLIQDLTAYDVPIIAPNCFQRYYNDDKKAMDQRPYDFNNWIDSSTAKELGAKMGKDDILLEGYADMATYRSLMAYMYDASADAGAKVKLDGVGGATLLVKAEVHRDGAMFPPFAFYHLIETEGFAKMAARLNWESYGLPNYLVYHYNE